The following are encoded in a window of Eschrichtius robustus isolate mEscRob2 chromosome 1, mEscRob2.pri, whole genome shotgun sequence genomic DNA:
- the ANKRD34C gene encoding ankyrin repeat domain-containing protein 34C — MMDDDTELRTDGNSLLKAVWLGRLRLTRLLLEGGAYINESNDKGETALMVACITKHVDQQSISKSKMVKYLLDNRADPNIQDKSGKTALIHACIRRAGGEVVSLLLENGADPSLEDRTGASALVYAINADDQDALKHLLDACKAKGKEVIIITTDKSSSGTKTTKQYLNVPPSPKEEDRQSPPLYASPSDIELKAPGLGSPPSEKEDDFFSLQSGHPGGCNSSKAPNEPGSPTRKAGNLKRARLPQLKRLQSEPWGLTAPSVLAASMRQDETHGAGADSEVIKSISDMSFPKRGPLSRTNSIDSKDPSLFHTLTEQVLKIPASSALASWKAAYEKSQPPHSRLARRGTLPIDQEKGGIGPSGPSALKDAVSLKRLENDLYDLDLQPGADPPNSISLESGKGPLDRKKLNNSHLSLFQGSREALDAVPCTSPSSARRRPPHLLERRGSGTLLLDRISQTRPGFLPPLNVNLNPPIPDIRSSSKPSSPLASGLKSMVPVAPSSPKRVDLRSKKKLLRRHSMQIEQMKQLSDFEEIMT; from the coding sequence ATGATGGATGACGACACCGAATTAAGGACTGATGGAAACTCACTTTTAAAGGCCGTGTGGCTGGGGAGGCTCAGGCTGACCAGACTCCTCCTGGAAGGGGGCGCTTACATCAACGAAAGCAACGACAAAGGCGAAACGGCTCTCATGGTGGCATGTATCACCAAACATGTGGACCAGCAAAGCATCAGCAAGTCCAAGATGGTGAAGTATCTGCTGGACAACAGGGCGGACCCCAATATTCAGGATAAGTCTGGCAAGACCGCCCTCATCCATGCTTGCATCAGAAGAGCTGGGGGAGAAGTGGTCTCCTTGCTACTGGAGAATGGAGCAGACCCCAGCCTCGAGGATCGCACAGGGGCTTCAGCTCTGGTTTACGCAATAAATGCAGATGACCAGGATGCATTGAAACATCTCCTGGATGCCTGCAAAGCCAAAGGCAAGGAGGTGATTATTATAACAACGGATAAATCATCTTCAGGCACCAAAACCACCAAACAGTATCTTAATGTCCCTCCTTCACCCAAAGAGGAAGACAGACAGTCGCCTCCACTGTATGCATCTCCCTCGGATATTGAACTGAAGGCTCCAGGCCTGGGCTCTCCACCCAGTGAGAAGGAAGATGACTTCTTTAGCCTCCAATCAGGGCATCCAGGTGGTTGCAACAGCTCCAAGGCTCCTAATGAGCCGGGGTCACCCACTAGGAAAGCTGGGAACCTCAAAAGGGCCCGTTTGCCTCAACTGAAGAGGCTCCAATCTGAGCCCTGGGGCCTGACCGCGCCCTCCGTGTTGGCCGCCTCTATGCGCCAGGATGAGACCCATGGCGCAGGTGCAGACAGCGAGGTCATCAAGAGCATCAGTGACATGTCCTTCCCCAAAAGGGGCCCCCTCTCCAGAACCAACAGTATTGATAGCAAAGACCCCAGCCTCTTCCACACGCTCACAGAGCAGGTTCTGAAGATTCCAGCCTCTTCGGCACTGGCCTCGTGGAAGGCAGCCTACGAGAAAAGTCAGCCTCCCCACTCACGTCTGGCCAGAAGAGGAACTCTCCCTATTGACCAAGAGAAGGGTGGTATTGGCCCATCAGGCCCCTCTGCTCTCAAAGATGCAGTGTCCCTCAAACGGCTGGAAAATGACCTCTATGATTTAGATTTACAGCCAGGGGCTGACCCGCCCAACTCCATTTCCCTTGAATCAGGCAAAGGGCCCTTAGATCGAAAGAAGCTCAACAACTCCCACTTGTCTCTTTTCCAGGGCTCCAGGGAGGCCCTGGATGCTGTGCCCTGCACGTCTCCCAGCTCAGCGCGCCGCAGGCCACCCCATCTTCTAGAAAGACGGGGTTCCGGAACTCTGCTACTAGACCGaatttcccagaccaggcctggcTTCCTTCCACCTTTAAATGTAAATCTGAACCCACCCATCCCGGATATTAGATCGAGCAGCAAACCTTCCTCTCCACTTGCTAGTGGCTTAAAATCCATGGTACCTGTTGCTCCAAGTTCACCAAAGAGAGTTGACTTGAGAAGTAAAAAGAAGCTCCTCAGAAGGCATTCTATGCAAATTGAACAGATGAAGCAGCTGTCTGACTTTGAAGAAATCATGACCTAG